From the Streptomyces nigrescens genome, one window contains:
- a CDS encoding amino acid ABC transporter ATP-binding protein translates to MTTEQAAPETADAKAIDVQGLRKAFGELEVLRGIDFSVARGEVVCVIGPSGSGKSTLLRCVNLLEEPSAGRVVVAGTEVTDPDVDIDRVRRRIGMVFQSFNLFPHLTALENLTIAQRRVLRRDRTEAERIARANLERVGLSDKAAAYPAQLSGGQQQRVAIARALSMEPQLMLFDEPTSALDPELVGDVLAVMRSLAQEGMTMLVVTHEMSFAREVADRVVFMDGGVIVEQGTPEQVVGAPQHERTRTFLARVLDPAAAEVGEVADSGAAGKRVDR, encoded by the coding sequence GTGACGACCGAGCAGGCGGCACCGGAGACGGCGGACGCGAAGGCCATCGATGTCCAGGGCCTGCGCAAGGCCTTCGGGGAGCTGGAGGTGCTGCGCGGTATCGACTTCTCGGTGGCGCGCGGTGAGGTGGTGTGTGTCATCGGCCCCTCGGGGTCCGGGAAGTCGACCCTGTTGCGCTGTGTGAATCTGCTGGAGGAGCCGAGCGCGGGCCGGGTCGTGGTGGCCGGCACCGAGGTCACCGACCCGGACGTGGACATCGACCGGGTCCGCCGGCGGATCGGGATGGTCTTCCAGTCCTTCAACCTCTTTCCGCATCTGACCGCGCTGGAGAATCTCACGATCGCCCAGCGGCGGGTACTGCGCCGCGACCGTACCGAGGCGGAGCGGATCGCCCGTGCCAACCTCGAACGGGTCGGGCTGAGCGACAAGGCGGCCGCCTATCCGGCGCAGTTGTCGGGCGGGCAGCAGCAGCGGGTGGCCATCGCCCGTGCGCTTTCGATGGAGCCGCAGCTGATGCTCTTCGACGAGCCGACCTCGGCACTGGACCCGGAGCTGGTCGGTGATGTGCTGGCGGTGATGCGGTCGCTGGCGCAGGAAGGGATGACGATGCTCGTCGTCACCCATGAGATGAGCTTCGCGCGGGAGGTCGCCGACCGGGTGGTGTTCATGGACGGCGGGGTGATCGTCGAGCAGGGAACCCCGGAGCAGGTGGTGGGTGCCCCGCAGCACGAGCGGACCAGGACGTTTCTGGCGCGGGTGCTGGATCCGGCGGCCGCCGAGGTCGGCGAGGTCGCGGACAGCGGTGCGGCGGGCAAGCGGGTGGACCGCTGA
- the mmuM gene encoding homocysteine S-methyltransferase, giving the protein MVSTFPPLADALAAGPVVLDGGLSNQLEAAGHDLSDALWSARLLAEEPTAVVQAHQAYYEAGAQVAITSSYQATFEGFARRGIGAGQAAELITRSVELAREAAGLASAGGVTGPLYVAASAGPYGAMLADGSEYRGRYGLSVDELERFHRPRLEVLAAARPDVLALETVPDAEEARALLRAVRGLGVPAYLSYSVAGDRTRAGQPLAEAFAVAAEADEVIAVGVNCCAPDDADRAVRLAAQVTGKPVVVYPNSGESWDAAARAWCGSPAFSADRVAAWAADGARLIGGCCRVGPDAIAELAAGLGR; this is encoded by the coding sequence ATGGTCAGCACCTTCCCGCCGCTCGCCGACGCCCTCGCCGCGGGACCGGTCGTCCTCGACGGCGGGCTGTCGAACCAGCTGGAGGCCGCCGGGCACGACCTCAGCGACGCCCTGTGGTCGGCGCGGCTGCTGGCCGAGGAGCCGACGGCCGTCGTGCAGGCGCATCAGGCGTACTACGAGGCCGGGGCGCAGGTCGCGATCACCTCCAGCTATCAGGCGACGTTCGAGGGGTTCGCGCGGCGCGGCATCGGTGCCGGGCAGGCCGCGGAGTTGATCACCCGGAGTGTGGAGCTGGCCCGTGAGGCGGCCGGGCTGGCGTCGGCCGGCGGAGTCACCGGGCCGCTGTATGTGGCCGCCTCGGCGGGCCCGTACGGCGCGATGCTGGCCGACGGCTCCGAATACCGCGGCCGCTACGGGCTGTCGGTGGACGAGCTGGAGCGGTTCCACCGGCCGCGTCTGGAGGTGCTGGCCGCGGCGCGGCCCGATGTGCTGGCGCTGGAGACGGTGCCGGACGCGGAGGAGGCCCGTGCGCTGCTGCGGGCGGTGCGCGGGCTGGGTGTCCCGGCCTATCTGTCGTACAGCGTCGCGGGGGACCGTACCCGGGCCGGGCAGCCGCTGGCGGAGGCGTTCGCGGTGGCGGCGGAGGCCGACGAGGTGATCGCGGTGGGGGTGAACTGCTGCGCACCGGACGATGCGGACCGGGCGGTGCGGCTGGCGGCGCAGGTCACCGGCAAGCCGGTGGTGGTCTATCCGAACAGCGGGGAGAGCTGGGACGCCGCGGCGCGGGCCTGGTGCGGCAGCCCGGCGTTCAGCGCGGACCGGGTCGCCGCCTGGGCCGCGGACGGTGCCCGGCTCATCGGGGGCTGCTGCCGGGTGGGCCCGGACGCCATCGCCGAGCTGGCGGCCGGGCTCGGCCGCTGA
- a CDS encoding amino acid ABC transporter permease produces the protein MPVSKRQRARITRGVQYGVLVAAVVVFALIADWHQLRMAFFDVEVAKALFPEIITTALVNTVLYTLLGFGFGLALGLVLALMRLSSVPPYRWIAVTYIEFFRGIPCLLVFIALGFGVPLAFEVALDMNITVMLSLGLVGAAYMAETIRAGIQAVPKGQTEAARSLGMSQGRAMASIVIPQAFRIVLPPLTNELILLTKDSSLVYLLGLSLTQFELANFGRDALNEHKSLTPILIAGLLYLVITLPLGQLVRRLEARTAKAR, from the coding sequence ATGCCTGTGTCCAAAAGACAGCGCGCGCGGATCACCCGCGGCGTGCAGTACGGCGTCCTGGTCGCCGCCGTGGTGGTCTTCGCGCTGATCGCCGACTGGCACCAGCTGCGGATGGCGTTCTTCGACGTCGAGGTCGCGAAAGCGCTCTTCCCCGAGATCATCACCACGGCGCTGGTGAACACCGTCCTCTACACCCTGCTCGGATTCGGATTCGGTCTTGCGCTGGGGCTGGTGCTCGCGCTGATGCGGCTCTCGTCGGTGCCGCCCTACCGCTGGATCGCGGTCACCTATATCGAGTTTTTCCGCGGCATCCCCTGTCTGCTGGTGTTCATCGCCCTCGGCTTCGGTGTGCCGCTGGCCTTCGAGGTCGCGCTCGATATGAACATCACCGTGATGCTGTCGCTGGGGCTGGTGGGCGCGGCCTATATGGCGGAGACCATCCGGGCCGGTATCCAGGCCGTCCCCAAGGGGCAGACGGAGGCGGCACGTTCGCTGGGGATGTCGCAGGGGCGGGCGATGGCCTCGATCGTCATTCCGCAGGCGTTCCGTATCGTGCTGCCGCCGCTGACCAATGAACTGATCCTGCTGACCAAGGACTCCTCGCTGGTGTATCTGCTGGGGCTGTCCCTCACCCAGTTCGAGCTGGCCAACTTCGGCCGGGACGCGCTCAATGAGCACAAGAGCCTGACCCCGATCCTGATCGCCGGGCTGCTCTATCTCGTGATCACCCTCCCCCTCGGCCAGCTGGTCCGTCGGCTGGAGGCCCGTACGGCGAAGGCCAGGTGA
- a CDS encoding basic amino acid ABC transporter substrate-binding protein, whose protein sequence is MSARSALPVIAVATAVVVLAGCSSTKSDGKKGSGGLELVSSGTLKTCTHLPYAPFQVKKDGKVVGFDVDLVDLVAKDLGVKQEIVNTPFEGIETGQDFAIRKCDLAAAGMTITSARDKVMDFSDPYFNATQALLTKQGKPVKKIEDLKGKKLGYQKATTGGIYAKKHGKGVELVEFEDLGLLLTAVKSGQVAAGINDNGVLFDYVKQNPDTKVTAEFNTGEHYGIGVRTGNDALRKKINAAIKKAKSDGSYDRIYKKWFGTTPQS, encoded by the coding sequence GTGTCCGCTCGCTCCGCGTTGCCTGTCATAGCCGTTGCCACGGCCGTCGTCGTCCTGGCGGGGTGCAGCAGCACCAAGTCCGACGGGAAGAAGGGTTCCGGTGGTCTGGAACTGGTCTCTTCCGGGACCCTGAAGACCTGCACCCACCTTCCGTACGCACCGTTCCAGGTGAAGAAGGACGGCAAGGTCGTCGGGTTCGATGTGGATCTGGTGGACCTGGTCGCCAAGGATCTCGGCGTCAAGCAGGAGATCGTCAACACCCCCTTCGAAGGCATCGAGACCGGCCAGGACTTCGCCATCCGCAAATGCGACCTGGCGGCCGCCGGCATGACGATCACGTCGGCGCGGGACAAGGTCATGGATTTCTCCGACCCCTATTTCAATGCCACCCAGGCGCTGCTGACGAAGCAGGGCAAGCCGGTCAAGAAGATCGAGGACCTCAAGGGCAAGAAGCTCGGCTACCAGAAGGCCACCACCGGCGGGATCTACGCCAAGAAGCACGGCAAGGGCGTCGAGCTGGTGGAGTTCGAGGATCTGGGGCTGCTGCTGACCGCGGTGAAGTCCGGCCAGGTCGCCGCCGGCATCAATGACAACGGGGTGCTCTTCGACTATGTGAAGCAGAACCCGGACACCAAGGTCACCGCGGAATTCAACACCGGTGAGCACTACGGCATCGGCGTACGCACCGGAAATGACGCGCTGCGCAAGAAGATCAACGCGGCGATCAAGAAGGCGAAATCCGACGGGAGCTACGACCGGATCTACAAGAAGTGGTTCGGCACCACCCCGCAGAGCTGA
- a CDS encoding glycoside hydrolase family 2 TIM barrel-domain containing protein produces the protein MTGTPPHTPHPMPSAPPARTPDGTDHAPHHPGRPRQLPYYEDRSPGSGALPPRAWYARSDAARISLHGTWRFRLSACATAEDDAFARPDFDDSQWQELRVPGHWPLMGRFAAEGSYGGGDRPQSGGAPAYTNTAYPFPVDPPRVPDENPTGDHRRLFDLPEGWGEGPAVLHFGGVESCARVWLNGVELGHFKGSRLPHEFEAGHLLRPHRNVLAVRVHQWSSGSYLEDQDQWWLPGIFRNVSLHRRPEGSVADHFVHAGFDHVTGQGTLRVECAPAGRVTVPALGLDLATGESATVPVRPWTAEEPHLYDGELVTPGERIPLRIGFRTVRVEDGLLKVNGRRILLRGVNRHEFHPRTGRALGPETMRRDLLLMKRHNINAVRTSHYPPHPAFLDLCDELGLWVIDECDLETHGFAQQGWRDNPVDDARWEPALLDRARRMVERDKNHPSIVLWSLGNECGTGRGLSAMAAWMRERDPSRPLHYEGDRSCADTDVYSRMYADHAEVERIGRRAEEPLPDPELDARRRGLPFLLCEYAHAMGNGPGGLSEYQRLFERYERCQGGFVWEWIDHGLRQRTPTGEVFHAYGGDFGEELHDGNFVCDGLVLPDRVPSPGLLEFKKVIEPVRIEAGGAGTGAAHAVRITNLYDFAGLGHLAFRYVYEVDGMPHGHGRLEVPPLAPGASATVELPAPPEDGPDDDGERIWTVQAVLAEDTAWAPAGHEVAWGQLAAPRPATTPPAATATPRRGEGNVIVLGPGTFDATTGTLGYLDGVRLDGPRLDVWRAPTDNDEAAPWQPEPRPATEWRRLGLHRMRHRVDAVETGPQSLVVRTRVAPAGTSSALRTVYRWTAQHDLLRLELSVDPEGDWPVPLPRLGVRMRVCGSLGLAGWFGGGPGEGYPDTRAAARVGRWSMPVDALQTPYVRPQENGARPGVRWAELTRTDGSGLRIEGDPDFFFAARRWPAEELTAARHTTDLRPGEDLWVHLDHAQHGIGSQSCGPGVLPQHRLEVAPARFSFVFSSLG, from the coding sequence GTGACCGGCACCCCGCCGCACACACCGCACCCCATGCCGTCCGCACCGCCCGCACGGACCCCTGACGGGACGGACCACGCACCGCACCACCCCGGCCGGCCCCGGCAGCTCCCGTACTACGAGGACCGTTCGCCGGGAAGCGGGGCCCTGCCGCCCCGCGCCTGGTACGCGCGCTCGGACGCCGCCCGCATCTCGCTGCACGGCACCTGGCGTTTCCGGCTCTCGGCATGCGCCACCGCCGAGGACGACGCGTTCGCCCGGCCCGACTTCGACGATTCGCAGTGGCAGGAGCTGCGGGTGCCCGGCCACTGGCCGCTCATGGGACGCTTCGCCGCCGAGGGCTCCTACGGGGGCGGTGACCGGCCGCAGTCCGGCGGGGCGCCCGCCTACACCAACACCGCCTACCCCTTCCCGGTCGATCCGCCGCGGGTGCCGGACGAGAACCCGACGGGCGATCACCGGCGGCTCTTCGATCTGCCGGAGGGCTGGGGGGAGGGGCCCGCGGTGCTGCACTTCGGCGGGGTGGAGTCCTGTGCCCGGGTCTGGCTCAACGGGGTGGAGCTGGGCCACTTCAAGGGCAGCCGGCTGCCGCACGAGTTCGAGGCCGGGCACCTGCTGCGGCCGCACCGCAATGTGCTGGCGGTGCGGGTCCACCAGTGGTCGTCGGGCAGTTATCTGGAGGACCAGGACCAGTGGTGGCTGCCCGGCATCTTCCGGAACGTCTCGCTCCATCGCCGTCCCGAAGGCTCGGTCGCCGACCACTTCGTCCACGCCGGGTTCGATCACGTCACGGGCCAGGGTACCCTGCGGGTGGAGTGCGCACCGGCCGGCCGGGTGACCGTCCCGGCGCTCGGCCTCGATCTGGCGACCGGGGAGAGCGCCACGGTGCCGGTCCGTCCCTGGACGGCCGAGGAACCGCACCTCTACGACGGGGAGCTGGTCACCCCCGGCGAGCGGATCCCGCTGCGGATCGGCTTCCGTACGGTCCGCGTCGAGGACGGGCTGCTGAAGGTCAACGGCCGGCGGATCCTGCTGCGCGGCGTCAACCGCCATGAGTTCCATCCGCGCACCGGACGGGCTCTCGGCCCCGAGACGATGCGCCGCGATCTGCTGCTGATGAAGCGGCACAACATCAACGCGGTGCGCACCAGCCACTATCCGCCGCACCCCGCCTTCCTCGACCTGTGCGACGAGCTGGGCCTGTGGGTGATCGACGAGTGCGATCTGGAGACGCACGGGTTCGCCCAGCAGGGCTGGCGGGACAATCCGGTCGATGACGCGCGCTGGGAGCCGGCGCTGCTCGACCGGGCCCGGCGGATGGTCGAGCGGGACAAGAACCACCCGAGCATCGTGCTGTGGTCGCTGGGCAACGAGTGCGGCACGGGACGCGGGCTGTCCGCGATGGCCGCCTGGATGCGCGAGCGCGACCCGTCCCGCCCGCTGCACTACGAGGGCGACCGCAGCTGCGCCGACACCGATGTCTACTCCCGGATGTACGCCGACCACGCCGAGGTGGAGCGCATCGGGCGGCGCGCGGAGGAGCCGCTGCCCGACCCGGAACTGGACGCGCGGCGGCGGGGGCTCCCGTTCCTGCTCTGCGAGTACGCGCATGCCATGGGCAACGGTCCCGGCGGACTGAGCGAGTACCAGCGGTTGTTCGAGCGTTACGAGCGCTGCCAGGGCGGTTTCGTCTGGGAGTGGATCGACCACGGGCTGCGGCAGCGGACCCCCACCGGTGAGGTGTTCCACGCCTACGGGGGCGACTTCGGCGAGGAGCTGCACGACGGGAATTTCGTCTGCGACGGGCTGGTCCTGCCCGACCGGGTGCCCTCCCCCGGCCTGCTGGAGTTCAAGAAGGTCATCGAACCGGTGCGGATCGAGGCCGGGGGCGCCGGCACCGGGGCGGCCCACGCGGTCCGGATCACCAATCTGTACGACTTCGCCGGCCTCGGCCACCTCGCATTCCGCTATGTCTACGAGGTGGACGGCATGCCCCACGGTCACGGCCGGCTGGAGGTGCCCCCGTTGGCGCCCGGCGCATCGGCCACAGTGGAGCTGCCGGCGCCACCGGAGGACGGGCCGGACGACGACGGGGAGCGGATCTGGACGGTCCAGGCCGTCCTGGCCGAGGACACCGCCTGGGCACCCGCCGGGCACGAGGTCGCCTGGGGTCAGCTGGCCGCGCCGCGCCCCGCCACCACTCCCCCGGCGGCCACCGCCACCCCGCGCCGCGGAGAGGGCAATGTGATCGTCCTCGGTCCGGGGACCTTCGACGCCACCACGGGAACGCTCGGCTATCTGGACGGCGTGCGCCTCGACGGGCCCCGGCTGGATGTGTGGCGGGCGCCGACCGACAACGACGAGGCCGCGCCCTGGCAGCCGGAGCCACGGCCGGCCACCGAGTGGCGACGGCTCGGTCTGCACCGGATGCGGCACCGCGTCGACGCCGTCGAGACCGGCCCGCAGTCCTTGGTGGTACGCACCCGGGTCGCCCCCGCCGGGACGTCGTCGGCGCTGCGCACGGTCTACCGCTGGACGGCTCAACACGACCTGTTGCGGCTGGAGTTGAGCGTCGATCCGGAAGGCGACTGGCCGGTTCCGCTGCCGCGGCTGGGGGTGCGGATGCGGGTGTGCGGCAGCCTGGGTCTCGCCGGCTGGTTCGGCGGCGGGCCCGGTGAGGGCTATCCGGACACCCGGGCCGCCGCCCGGGTCGGCCGCTGGTCGATGCCGGTGGACGCGCTCCAGACGCCGTACGTCCGGCCGCAGGAGAACGGTGCGCGGCCGGGGGTGCGCTGGGCGGAGCTGACCCGTACGGACGGCTCGGGCCTGCGGATCGAGGGGGATCCGGACTTCTTCTTCGCCGCCCGCCGCTGGCCGGCCGAGGAGCTGACCGCGGCCCGCCACACCACGGATCTGCGGCCCGGCGAGGATCTGTGGGTCCATCTCGACCATGCACAGCACGGCATCGGCAGCCAGTCGTGCGGGCCGGGGGTGCTGCCGCAGCACCGGCTGGAGGTGGCGCCGGCGCGCTTCTCGTTCGTGTTCTCGTCGCTGGGCTGA